One stretch of Caloenas nicobarica isolate bCalNic1 chromosome 2, bCalNic1.hap1, whole genome shotgun sequence DNA includes these proteins:
- the NRSN1 gene encoding neurensin-1 — MSSYADICGSKHTQGSTEGGYQRYGVRSYLHQFYEDCTASIWEYEDDFQIQRSPSRWSSAFWKVGLISGTAFMLIGLTVLVVGFLVPPKIEALGKDDFVVVDTRAIRFNGSLDICKLVGAILFCVGGSTVAACLLMSAFAKSYSKEEKYLQQRFKERIADIKSHANPVTKAPAPGESKIPVTLSKVQNVQPLSET, encoded by the exons ATGAGCTCCTATGCTGACATCTGCGGGTCCAAGCACACACAGGGCAGCACCGAGGGAGGGTACCAACGCTACGGAGTTCGGTCCTACCTGCATCAGTTTTATGAGGACTGCACAGCTTCAATTTGGGAGTATGAGGATGATTTTCAGATCCAGAGATCGCCTAGCAGGTGGAGCTCTGCATTCTGGAAG gtcGGACTCATCTCTGGGACGGCTTTTATGCTGATAGGTTTAACGGTTCTTGTAGTGGGTTTTCTTGTGCCACCAAAAATCGAAGCTCTCGGGAAAGATGATTTTGTTGTGGTGGATACCCGTGCCATTCGGTTTAATGGGTCCCTTGATATATGCAAACTGGTAGGAGCAATCTTGTTTTGTGTTGGAGGGTCCACCGTGGCAGCGTGTCTGCTGATGTCTGCTTTTGCTAAAAGTTATTCCAAAGAGGAAAAGTACCTGCAGCAAAGATTTAAAGAGAGAATAGCTGATATAAAATCCCATGCAAACCCAGTCACAAAAGCGCCAGCACCGGGAGAATCAAAGATACCTGTCACTTTGTCCAAAGTTCAAAATGTCCAACCTTTATCTGAAACCTGA